One genomic segment of Oceanibaculum indicum P24 includes these proteins:
- a CDS encoding SDR family oxidoreductase, with protein sequence MTGKKKAIVVGALGVIGRYIVERLEAEGGWEIIGLSRRQGESRGDVRYVAVDLLDERDVAAKMGACADATHIFYAAFQAVPGHASGYAANIAPNLDMLVNSVSAVEALSPNLERVVLVTGTKTYGVHMGPYKTPARESDPRHMPPNYYFNQVDWLTERQKGKRWDWVELRPQTLCGFAPGTPMSIVPVIGVYAAFCKELGLPFRFPGKPGAYTSVYQVTDSAHFADACLWAALEPRCSNQAYNITNGDYFRWCHLWPVFADFFGLPYAPPQTISLTQMMADKEDLWNALVAKHGLKPYGFDEIAAWPFGDYVFGADWDVMSNVTKSRQHGFHNVIDSEEMFLRLFQRFRDEKIIP encoded by the coding sequence ATGACCGGAAAAAAGAAGGCCATCGTCGTCGGCGCGCTGGGTGTCATCGGGCGCTATATCGTGGAGCGGCTGGAGGCCGAGGGCGGCTGGGAGATCATCGGCCTGTCGCGCCGGCAGGGCGAGAGCCGGGGCGATGTGCGCTATGTCGCCGTCGATCTGTTGGACGAGCGCGACGTGGCCGCAAAGATGGGCGCGTGCGCGGACGCCACGCACATCTTCTACGCCGCCTTTCAGGCCGTACCCGGCCATGCGTCAGGCTATGCCGCCAACATCGCGCCCAATCTCGACATGCTGGTGAACTCGGTCAGCGCCGTGGAGGCGCTTTCGCCTAATCTCGAACGGGTCGTGCTGGTGACCGGCACCAAGACCTATGGCGTGCATATGGGCCCCTACAAGACGCCGGCGCGGGAGAGCGATCCGCGCCACATGCCGCCCAACTATTACTTCAACCAGGTGGACTGGCTGACCGAGCGGCAGAAGGGCAAGCGCTGGGACTGGGTGGAGCTGCGTCCGCAGACCCTGTGCGGCTTCGCGCCCGGCACGCCGATGAGCATCGTGCCGGTGATCGGCGTCTATGCCGCCTTCTGCAAGGAGCTTGGTTTGCCCTTCCGCTTTCCCGGCAAGCCCGGCGCCTACACCTCGGTCTATCAGGTGACGGATTCGGCGCATTTCGCCGATGCCTGCCTGTGGGCGGCGTTGGAGCCGCGCTGTTCCAACCAGGCCTACAACATCACCAATGGCGATTATTTCCGCTGGTGCCATCTGTGGCCGGTCTTCGCGGATTTCTTCGGCCTGCCCTATGCGCCGCCGCAGACCATCTCGCTGACGCAGATGATGGCGGACAAGGAAGATCTCTGGAACGCCCTCGTCGCGAAGCACGGTCTGAAGCCCTATGGCTTCGACGAGATCGCTGCCTGGCCGTTCGGCGACTATGTGTTCGGCGCCGACTGGGACGTGATGTCGAACGTCACCAAGTCGCGCCAGCACGGCTTCCACAATGTCATCGACAGCGAGGAAATGTTCCTGCGGCTATTCCAGCGCTTCCGCGACGAGAAGATCATTCCCTGA